The Nicotiana tomentosiformis chromosome 9, ASM39032v3, whole genome shotgun sequence genome contains the following window.
GAGGGAGCATCTGGATATGAGAAGGAGAGTGATACATATGATAAAATAGGTGAACAGGCTAATGACTATGTAGAAGAAGAAAATCATAGTGAAGAAAATGAGGACTCTGAAAGTGAGGGTTAGGATCTAGAAAAAGTGAGTGAGAGTGAAGGAGGTGATGAAGAGAGTGAGGAAGAAGAAGGGAATGCGAGTGAGGAATTTGAAGGCTCCATGACAACTGGAAACACTGTCATATCCCCTTCAGAAGAAACTGGTGAAGAGGCAAGGACTCAATAATCAGGGTCTTTGTTATCTCATTTCAGTGGAGATGAGGAAGTTAGTAAAGATGAAGATGATGTGCCACTATCTGAGGTAGGGAAGAAATCCAGGAAGACCCCTATTAAATCTACAAATTCAGTAGTCTCAACAAAGAAATAAGTGGCTCCTCCTGCTAGAACTCCTCTCACAAGGAGTAAAAGAAAGGTTGTTGATTCACAAATCATTAAGGAGTCTAGAAGTGCAAAGAAGCCAAAGAAGAAGGTCTCAATTATGGAACCTATTGTTGAGGTGGATGGAGAAGATGAGACTAACTCTGCCTTACCATCTAATTATGCTACACCAAATAGAAAGGGTGCCAAAGTCACCAAACCTGCTACCTCTTCTACAAGGGCCAGTAGTAGTAAGACAAGAAAGAATGTGCCCACTACAGTTGATCGACTCACAAAGTTCAGGAACAGAAAAATATTGAATGGGAAGATTCTTGTGAACACTAATAAGAAGGGGATGGCTCAACTGGTGGAAAAACTTGAGCTACAGGGGTGAGAGCACATATTTGTCAAAGATTTCCCCCAGTATGTGTTCCTGCTGTGGTAGAGTTCTATGCAAACTTCAAATTTGATGGGAAGGTAGTTAAGAGTAAGGTAGGGGTATTTGAAATGGAGTTTGATGCTGAGGAGCTGGGGATGCTTCTGAATATCTCTTCCTTGGGATTTGACAATTACTTAAAGAAGAAATGGCCAGCCATAGACAATGATGTTAACACTGGCATTGTGATCACCAGGAAGTTCTCCCAAAAATTTGAACTAGATGCTCCCCAGAAAGTGTACAAGACTGATATGACTCCCTTCCAAAAATTACTGTTTTATTTTGTCAACTCCTGCATTCTTCAGAGGTCTGAGAGAAGGCATGAAGCTACTCTATTGGACATAGTTATGATGGAGCTGCTTGACACTGGTAGACCTATCAATCTTCTTAGCCTGATGATTCAGCACATGACAAGAGCTGCAGATACTTCCAAACCCAAGAATGCCATGCTTTATGGTTTTATGTTGACTGAGCTGTTTGACAAGCTCAACATTGCCTTACTTGAGCTTAAGTTTGGAAACCACAATGACGTTTTGGATATTGTTACCCTCAAGCAGTGTGGGTATGAGGAGATCAACGCAAGAGGACCCACAAGATCTGTTATTCTACCTGGGAGTAATAGGGCTGCAAAGCTCAGCAAGAGGTTGGAGTTGGTTGTTGAAGAGAATGCCAAACTTTGTGAAGACAATAATGAGCTGAGAAAGGAAACAAAGCAACTCAGGGAAGAACTTAGAAGAGATAGGGAGGCTTATTCCCAACAGATTTCCACCCTTGTGAAATATTTGACCCCCTCTGCTTCTCACCCATGACCCCGTTACTTTCCAGTGTCCTTAGTTCTTTTGCTATTCCAGTGATACCTTATCTTTTGTTCCTTTTTGTCTTAGTCTGAGTAGTTTGCAGTATGCTTAGTTTATTTTGTTCTAATGATGAAGACAAGGCACTGGGCTTCTTTTGGCACTACTTAATGTCTCCTATTGCTCTGCTTTACTGCTTTGTACTATATTGGATCATTAGCCTAGTCTATTTGCCTTTTCTTAAGCTTGTGTTGTCGCATGTTTGTCCTTGAATCTTACATTATCTGTGCTTAATATCTAATATTTTTTGTGtgttttcgatgatgccaaaagaggGAAGATAAAGGTTGGAAGATTGTGGGTTGTGTTGTGAACATACATATCTGTCAATAGTCCTTATCACTTGTTATGATTATCTGGTTCTTTGATGTGATTATCCGGTTCTGCTATgtacaaagtttgtcatcatcaaaaagggggaatttattgagtattgaagttttgatgattaacaaagtgtGACTAAATGCTCAAAGAACTATGTCCTCAACATAGCTGCTTAACTGTTGTGAAGAACTAGCTCCTCAGGATAAAGGATCAGCTCCTCATGATTGATACTTGTACGTCTGTACACGGcagtaactttatctcaaagttacctAGGTCCGAGTTTGGTGGAAGAAGCCTGCTATAAGTGATAAGGGTCGTTGCTCAAGAAGATACGGATAATTCAGTCAGAGACAAAAGTCCCAAAGCTTGTGAAATCCTTGGAAcagtaggagtcctatcaaagaAGAAGCTGACTATGAATAGGACTCCTAGAAGATCTCAAGTTGTGTTTTAAATTGGATCGATTTTAGACTTCTGAACTATCCTTTTACACATCAACTAAAGAGTCATAGGTCATTTATTTGTGTTGAGTACTTGTCTTGTATTCTTCCGAGTCAGTCTAGTGAATgtgttttaggaaattgagttgtaatcaagtGTCATAAACAATTAGTGAGTTGGAATGAGTATTTTGCTTTACAAGTTACAGTATCTTGTGAATCAAATAGGAGTAGTAGGAATACTGGAGAATATTTAATTACAATCTtgtaattgatacattttggctcatCATTCTAGTTGAGTTGGAGTTGAAAATCTTACGTGGTAGATCGtgatttttgcaccttttgagtCGGGTGATTTTCCACATAAAATTGCCGTGTTCATTTTATTGCCTATTTGCTTTACGTTTAAGGAAAACGGTAAAAAATCAGGTTATTTAGTAATCCATACGGACACTCAAACTAACATGGTATTACAAGCTATGGACTTAAAAACAGGACCTTAAAACAATATTGTATTATGCGAATTGTTTCTTCTAAGAACTAACAACGGAATCTCTATACGCTGTTTTCCATCTCGATCACAACGTTTGatctttttgtttactttttcaaTAGAAATGATTTCAAAATATATCCACTTAATAGGTTCTTCAAAGCACATATTGCTGATACAATGAAATTAAACAAGTTTAGCTAGTATTAGGTTATAAAATAGATTATCAATTCAATGTAAGGAGCTAGAATAGATCACAGGATTGTTCCATCAATGGGATTCTACGTATAGTGAAAAAATACTTTAATGAATGTAGTTCTGCCCTTTTAGTAGTTTAGTTAAATCATCATCCTATATACGTAAGCCAAGTTTTCAAAGCTTACATCGAACGAATCTAATCTTAATATATTTGATCTTATTAGCACCATTTTTAATCTATATAAATAATATCATTTATACACGCACTCCCACCTTAAACATTTAAAATCCTACACTGTACAAGAATTGAAAATTCTACCCCATTACTGATTTGTTTTTGGCAGTATTTAATTCATTATTTATTCAATGAATATATACCCTACAATTAAATATACTATAGGAGAAAAGACTAGTTTATATTATTTCGTAATACGTAAGAGCCAAGTTTCTAAGCCTATGACCTCAAATCAATTAATTCAGTATACTACAAACAAATATTCATACAAACATATATTCATGTTTGTCCCAATTGCTTAAAACATTTTTagttattttcaaacttaatgttttatcaattaaatctaaaaatagaAATGGAACAGAATAGACATGCATGCAAAATTAAAAAGCAgatgaaaagaaaagaagactTGAATTCTTTTTCAAAGCCATCACGTTGACCATCCAGATACACTGCATTAAAACTTTGGTCTAAATAGAAGGTTCTTTTACACGTGGGAACATTTCTGGGCCCTAGGATATTCCACGTGGCACATTATCCACCTTCTATTTTTCAAAACTAAGACCAAACTTTTTTGAACACCTTTATAAGCGCAAATTTACTTAGCCACCTCATTCTGCATGAAATAAACATGGATGAAGAGCCAAGCCATGGCAGAAAAATGGAGACTAAAAATGGTGGCAGTGGCCGAGAGATAAAATATCGAGGCGTCCGAAGGCGGCCGTGGGGGAAATTCGCGGCGGAGATTCGCGACTCGGCTCGACAAGGGGCTCGGGTATGGCTCGGGACATATAACACGGCTGAAGATGCAGCAAGAGCTTATGATAGGGCAGCTTATTCAATGAGAGGTCATTTAGCTATACTTAATTTTCCTGAGGAATATAATTTGCCTAGTAGCTCTTCACATTTTTATACTGGTTCTTCATCATCGAGGGAAGTTCTTGAATTTGAATGTTTGGATGATAAGTTGCTAGAGGAACTTCTTGATTGTGATGAGCAAAACAAGAGGAAATAAAGATAATGACCTCAATGTTCTCGTCTATCTTACTCTATTTTAACAATGAAAAATTGAGCTTTTTAATTACCTAAAATCACATTATTCAGTTccttgagccgatggtctatcagaAATAACTTTTTTACGTGTACACGATATAATAAAATCTACGTATACACTACCATCTTTATACCTCACATATAAGATTACGctgtatttgttgttgttacctAAAGTCACATTATTCTTAGGATGGGGtggttttttttttctcttgggttccctttttctttttattattttaccttttgtttttgtttttttggtttATGGGGATTTGGTTTTTGAATGAAGCAAGCAACCTGCGGTTGCAATGCTTCTAACACTATTGTACTGTACTTTGCAATGCAAATGATGAAAGGTCAAGAAAAGTCTTTGTGATCATAAATATTGCCATTTCTCTCAACAAATATTTtgatgtttcttccattttttgtCAGCAATACCACTGACAAAAGAACCAAGTTGATAAAAACTTGTGGCCCTTGATAATTTCTCAATTAGgttgacttttcttaacactttgCTAGCTAATAATATTTGAGTTTATGTCAGAAAATGCTACACTTGTCATTTTCGCGTTTCATATTTTTGGACAAACTTTCTCATTATAGTGTGCGTGCGCTGTGTCTATCTCTATGTGtgttcatcttttcttcttcgcCTCCTTCTCAATTAAACATTTATTTTGCTATTTATTTATAATCATTCTTAGGCGGAATCCTAACGTAGCTAGTAAAGTTGCtatcatgtgaccaggaggtcacgagtTCAAGCAGTGAAAACAGTCTCTTGCAGAATGGTGAATAAGAATATGTATAATAGACCTTTGTTTTCagcccttccccgaaccccgcACATAACGAGAACTTAGTGCACCGCGCTACCCCTTTATTCTTCAGCAGAGCAGATAGATCTTACCAAGTTTGTTCACTCGACACTTCTATTGAGTAATTCGCAAGGTTTATCAGACTATATATGAAGTGATAATTAAGCCTATGTAATTTCATCAATAAGGTTTTTTTTCTATTATTACTAGACAAGTTGGGCGATTATATGCTTCCAAATTTAATATCTTCAAACCAGGCAGGGTTTGTGAAAAGgaggctgattttggagaatatctTACCAGAACATGAATTATAAATGGCATTTGGATGTATATCTGTGTATGCTAATGTCGTATTGAAGCCGCTGGACAatttaggggtgggcataaataAATAACGAGAAATCGAAAAATCGGACAGGACCAAATTAATTCGGTTCATTGTTATTCTGTACTTTCCTTCGATATTAGTATTAATATTTGTATTCTTCGGTTCGGTATTCGGTATTAGAGTCGGTATTTCTATATAATTCGAAATATCGAACTTTTTAAGTGTATATATTACAACTGTATTTCTGTTTGGCTCAGGCCCTTGTCCATTTTGTAGTTCAAGTTAGTGTAGTATCACGGAACAGAATGTCATTGAGTTGGTCCTATTTAGTTGAGTTAACTCAGGTTTGCTAGAAGCTAATTATTCCGTAAGCTACTTAGAAATGGTTTTCTGTCAGTTTGGTATACTTCTAAATTTATTATCCTGGAATTGTATTGATTATCTTAATACTTTCTAGTTTTATGCTTGTTAAAGTCGTCAGCTTAGAGGCAGTATCCGTTTACCGCTAGCAGATTGTTGCATTAGTTAGGCTCGTAAGTGTTTTGGAATAAACCGAACAGAAATAATATTTACGGTAATAACAGCGGAATAATAATGTActaccgagatacggtaatcaacaagaataaaaagaacaaCAAGGATACACAGATTTTTAACGTGGAAAACCCTTCTGAATAAGGAAAAAAATCACAGGCCCAGGAGCAACAAAGTAATCCACTATAATGAGCAATTTTACACTCAGCAGTCCAGAGTAAAATACTTCAGTGACCACTatacactcaaaagaaataatacCCTCTTTTAAGATTCTCACCTTACTGCAATATCGCTCACACTCTCTATTTTCCCTCACAGACTACACtgtctgtgaatacctcacactgCTCTCTAATTCACAGATatgtttttgtaacgacccgaccggtcgttttgagctataGCGCGACGTTCGacagtttgaggccttgggtagcttcaACTCATGCTTTATGACTTATACtggtggtcggaattgaatttcgggaagttaaGAGTTGTTTCGGATGGAaatttctaatttcggaagccttaagttgggaGAATCACTAAGGTTTGgaatttgagtaaacgacctcaaaatcgagATTATTTCGagatttgagtaaacgacctcaaaatcgagatttgaaggttccgaaATAATtacggacttgggcgtatgttcgggttgagtatgtTCGGGGCGTATTTTcaaaagttttagaattttataagtttggtttgaagtgaatttttatgttatcgatgtccgtttgggattccgagtcttagaataggttcgtattgtgatttatgacttgtgcacaaatttggtatcattccggaatgttttgatatgattcatACGCGTTCGtcaaaatttggaagtttgaaagtttaaagaaggattttatcgtcgattcatagtttggatgttgtttggtgtgatttgaggtctcgagctaGTTTGCATCATTTTTTGGGCATGGTTGGTATGATTGCACGGGGTCCCGGGGGCgcatcaggtgagtttcggacgtgatTCAGATCGATTTGAGCCTGGTGTAACCGCTTCTGCGAAagtttggtcgcagaagcgatgtgaggctcgcagaagcgacttgGGCAGCCTGGGCGTGAGGTCGCAAAAGCGGAGGCGAGCAACGTACCTGCGTATGCGCAGAAGCGAGGCCAGTGCCGCAGGTACGGGCAATTGGGCAGGTGCGCGAGgctgtgtcgcacctgcgactgcccAGGAACGAAAGAATTTCCATAGGTGCGCTGGGTTGCTGACAGTAGGCTTTCACATGAGCGTAATttgtttccgcagaagcaggCCCGCATAAGCAGCTATTGTTCCACATATACGAAAATGTCGCTGGGTCTGACTTGGCTTTATACAagatttggcccatttttcttcttttacacttggttagggcgatttttggagagcttcaaggggaggttttcatcaaacaatacaaggtaagtgattctcacctattacaagttaaaaaCACGGTTCGTATAtgaatttaaatatgaaaattagtaaaaatttagaattttggtaaaaaatctagaaattggtatttttggattttgaccatgaaattgggcatggaaattgggataaattatatttaagttcgtGGTGTTAAGGGTAAAGTTTATCCTCGAAaattcgaaatccgggcacgtgggcccgagggatTGACTTTATTTACTTTTCGAGCGGAGATGGGAATTGTTGTAAGTTGTTAATTTGTAAGCACCGGAGTATATTTTGATctatttgcacattgtttgactagtttcggatcgtttcgCTTGGAGTTGAGTATTatagtggcgttggagccgattatagaacttcagagcgaggtaagtctcctgtctaactctgtgagtggtaaactacccctaggtgatgtatttggtatgtgctacttgttgcagggGCTAcatatacacgaggtgacgagagtttgtACGTAGCTAAATCCATggtattgtccgggtagacttaggttaacaccatgctatagctgtactatttgagttgtcccttgcctattaaattcctttattttacattacgacCTGAGACgaggcttgcgtagagtgatagacatGCTATGGTAgagattcgacgggcttcatgattagccgcaaaataattgtactcctcttacgaatttctttAGCATTATGTgttttcatcgaaaggtttcccttaaaaTATATAACTCACATGTCTATTAGTGAGATGGGTCaatgacccgttaaagcttcttattctaatgggatcgagaTGTTCGCCTCTGCACTATAATAGATACATATATGGTTCATGatgtttgaccctcggcagtgcacacattatgatgggatcaggccgtacgccctcggcaagattatgtatcacactaTCATGGGAGCGGACCATTCGCCTcagcaatataatagatgtatctatggttggCGCCGTTCggccctcggcagtgcacatattatgatgggatcaagCTGTACGCCTCGACATTCCTATAAAATACTTTTATGAAATCCTGAGTAATAATTGACAAGAAGCCAGCATATCTGCGAGTTTTCCTAATTTGAACTGCGACGACCTATCTAgcgaggtccattatatatactctgattgaggaggcaactactagctgagagtttgagttattgctgagaggagaattgtaccacgtatttatacttgttatttcttttatttactctgactctcatctgtttacttctattgtatgtgtcttattggactactagtaagtgtcgatgtcgacccctcgtcactacttctccggggttaggctgaATACTTATTAGGCACGCATTGATTTACCTACTCAAGCTACagttgttgcactttttgtgcaggtacatatgtgtctggtggtcttttgggtgcAGAGACGCGACTATTGCGGGGattttaccgtgagctgcatttcatgttatgaTCCGCAACCTGTAGTcttcatcagagttatttatattctcctgtctaatttgtattccagacagatgttgtagtttattatatttactagttgatgctcatgcacttgtgacaccggattttggaggttcctttgggttgttcattattgtggTTCGTGTAAACATTATTATTTACCCTGTAAATGTTATTTGATACTGTttaattagtgaaaattatgattttaaaatactaaaatgagtaattaagttgttcaatcatcgttggcttgcctgacggcggtgtttggcgacatcacgacctttagtggattttgggttatGACAGGTTGGTATCAAAGCGTTATGTtgacttaggtctcacgagtaatgagaaagtctagtagagtcttgcggatcggtacgtagatatttgtacttatcttcgagaggctacatggctattAGGCACATTTCcctcttgatttcctcatcgtgcgttTTGATTTCATTGAGGCTTGtgtctttatttccttcctacttaaTCTTACCCAAAGTGGGGCACTTCTTATTGATTGGGCGTCGAGgtgttgtagtggtactgcagatgtggtgcaggatatttttccCTATGTGTTCGAGCATGCTATTATCGTCACCTTGCGGAAGGATATTCTTTTGTTCCAGTCAGTATCCGTATTTTCTATGGTTTACTGTGCATAGGTTGCTACGATGTCTAGGCGTTGTTATCACACAATGTTGGTATAATGGTGAAGTGCTTGTTTATATGTCGAAGCAGCGAATGACTTGAAAGAGGATTTTtcggtgcatgatttagaggttcggcatTAAATTCCaacagaggaaaggcaatcggtcTATGgacgttcaggtttgggttgatggagtaacgagacttggtatttttttagcgtggtggaattctcatttgtgatgtagTGGCATTATCCTTGTTCGAACGTATTAGGCTTccccggtgttatggtcttctttgattttacCTTCGGGGCAgagtgttgtgaaatggtgcctgagggaCGGTTGTCAGAGATAGAGGTGTGTAGCGGTTCAGAaccgaattggtatttctaatgttgatggctagagaaagatgatcttctaagagATTTAGAGATGGTAGCAATTCATTACTTCcggtgctacaggtatggatttgatttgagatAACATTTGGGCAGTAAAGTATGAGGAAGGATATGCCGGGAGGTGTATCATGGCGGAtaaattactagcaggtcaagtatgagagcagaggtcgagaagtttcttaaaggagatggtttgaccgaagtgaGAGTGGCAGACTAGCAtatagattctgtggtaggatagccacgtgctTTGAGGGAGTTTAGAGATATTTTGTGAATCGTGATGGATGTTGATTTAGTCCAAGAATTAAATTTGGAATGGTGGTTACCGTACGaaaaaagattgaatatggcagaaagaagttgcttgaaatgaagaggggtgcgAAGGTTTGATTATCGTTTCGGATACAACATGGCTTCTAGTTTGGAATgcattgtcggactttcagttgatgtcaatgaggAATGAACGGACCGGTACAGCTGGTAGGCGAGCATGGGCTCGGGAGAGTTTACTGATTTCGTTGTAGTTGTACCCAGGGCATCATCATTGTaggatgtcggtaaggaattccacaggtgggtgatctcctgtgagcagaattagcggttgtgtgattttgataaagtttctaTGAAAAGTCCTACTTACTACGGAAGCGGAAAGTCAGGTATACGATTATGactgataattcggaatgttcatgaaaaaaAGAATTAATAAGAAACtacaagaaatttggcgggttgacggtgtgagatcatggtaattgagaaggagaaatctcTATGGGTTCTAGGTTTATATCATTGTAGCTTAAGCTGAGTGAGGGAGACCCACCGCCTACGATTAGATCGCGCGGCTGtttgcttgtgcggtttctggttatcgatgcgttggtggattagttatgactaagaaaagaaaatatcagtAGTAATTCGAGTAAGGAACTTGATAAATGTGTGTTATACTTCACCTTATCGATTGAGGTACAAGTTTTAGGAAGACCCtcagtttatgcttcttgtggatgtaatgtacaaggaaaagaattaagctggttgcttctttgagggGGTGTTCACGTGCTAGCATAGCGttgaagtttggttatattcgggatcaggtcagagtgggtgactctcaacaacagtcctagtgagttcaagaattaaagtgcagtgcctaaggatttcaggTCTGTTAAGTGGTTAAGGTTCAAGTTTTCACAGTGGATTACGAacgggacttggaatgttctatgctATCATTGGGTATgcagtgcagtattggaggaaaggaagaaataacttcggattcgcggaaggtcttgcagaatgggggcaccagttggagatgctattgtgcgcgtaAGGAGAGcatgagatgattcatgggtataAAGACGATGTGGTCTCACGATTCAGGTCACTcaagatgagtgcggattgagtttgttatgttatgaatggagctattatattTCTAAGTAAGTTCAAGAGTAAATTGagagaagttgggtcggttagtaatggttgagtcGACATGATTATGgcgatgatcagttccttcggtgtgtgaagttatacatgtggtttgtggatgtacgtgcgggcttgacagccaccataacttgattgatttgggaggtatttgagtcaaatggccttgttgtgtaattggattccggaagagtcatggcAGTTTAGATCACAGCTCAAGGTTTGTATTTTCTTTGGTTTGGGAATTCAATTGCGTATTGCATTGGTTCTTTTGAAATGAGCAAAGTTAAAGATTTCTagccaattaagtatttattctactagtagttcaagggttatggtgaataCTTATATTATCGCGTAGCggtatgataggtgcagtgagcggcatgtgaatttgaaagttaaggatcaaggttgtggttcggtATTGTCAAGAATGTCACGATctcggatgagcaggggagaatttagatgttcagagtaagctggcattttctttggTGTCACCTGAGAATGGCATTTtttgtaagaggctttgtgtattgattggcggtgtcacgccccaaaaccgaggagcgcgaccggtgctcaaccgagtgaacccgactgagcaagcctgttagattttattctatccAAATTCatctatgaataaagaggagatgtactccgttaatcaaataccgAAGAGATTTCACTAACCGTTtctatttcattcccattaac
Protein-coding sequences here:
- the LOC104097034 gene encoding ethylene-responsive transcription factor 14-like, encoding MDEEPSHGRKMETKNGGSGREIKYRGVRRRPWGKFAAEIRDSARQGARVWLGTYNTAEDAARAYDRAAYSMRGHLAILNFPEEYNLPSSSSHFYTGSSSSREVLEFECLDDKLLEELLDCDEQNKRK